From a single Chitinophaga sp. Cy-1792 genomic region:
- a CDS encoding TIGR02117 family protein yields MKKFLKIVGITFLSFCLLIGLYLLSAFILSRMSTSKEQVANADIPIYILTNGVHTDIVVPVRTTEIDWSTLIPFSNTTANDSSAQLLAFGWGDKGFYLNTPEWSDLKVSTALKAASGLSTAAIHATYYRQLREDEDCRRIMISKSQYDRLIAYIKKSFKTGADQLPVKIDTHANYGSTDAFYEARGHYNIFFTCNTWANNGLKSCGQKACRWTIFDTGIFYQYRK; encoded by the coding sequence TTGAAGAAATTCCTGAAAATTGTTGGGATTACATTTTTATCCTTTTGCCTGCTGATCGGACTATACCTGCTGTCAGCGTTTATCCTTTCCCGTATGAGCACTTCTAAAGAACAGGTGGCCAATGCGGACATACCTATCTACATCCTTACCAATGGCGTTCATACGGATATTGTAGTCCCTGTACGCACCACGGAAATAGACTGGAGCACCCTGATTCCTTTCAGCAATACTACTGCCAACGACAGCAGCGCACAATTACTGGCCTTCGGATGGGGAGACAAAGGCTTTTACCTGAACACACCTGAATGGTCAGACCTTAAAGTCAGTACGGCTTTAAAAGCAGCCTCCGGTCTCAGTACCGCCGCTATCCATGCTACCTATTACCGGCAGTTAAGAGAAGATGAGGACTGTCGGCGTATCATGATAAGTAAATCACAGTATGATCGTTTAATCGCCTACATCAAAAAGAGTTTTAAAACCGGCGCAGACCAGCTGCCAGTCAAAATAGATACCCACGCCAACTATGGGAGCACAGATGCTTTTTATGAAGCGCGTGGCCACTATAATATCTTCTTTACCTGCAATACCTGGGCAAACAACGGGCTAAAAAGCTGTGGGCAAAAGGCCTGCCGCTGGACGATTTTTGATACAGGGATATTTTATCAGTATAGGAAATAA
- a CDS encoding arylsulfatase, with protein sequence MKRLLVKQLALTSLLITALISICSAQKKPNILVIFGDDIGQTNISAYSFGVVGYMTPNLDKLAHEGLMFTDYYAENSCTAGRATFITGQSPKRTGLSKVGIPGAPVGLQDRDITIAQALKPLGYMCGQFGKNHLGDKDEYLPTRHGFDEFFGNLYHLNAEEEPEHPTWPKDDPAFTKANTPRGVIHSWANGKIEDTGPLTIKRMETIDDETTGACMEWIKKQVQEGKPFFSWMNFTRMHLHTHIRPSMLGRAGMPGNFYADGMLELDDNVGKLTKLLDDLGIADNTIVIFTTDNGPNQFSWPDAATTPFRSEKNTNWEGAYRVPAFVRWPGHIKPGITNEIFSGMDWFPTLLAAAGNTSITQDLLKGTSVSGKSYKVHLDGYNQLDFLTGKTNKSFRKEFIYFNDDAQLVAIRYGDWKTVFREQSAPAGFNVWKDPFILYRVPKLFNLRMDPMERADQSSDVYYAWLVDNDFLVGQGSFHAIEFLETFKAYPPSQLPASFSPDGIEAEIDMINSARLKVNAPGSGMK encoded by the coding sequence ATGAAACGCCTGTTAGTAAAGCAGTTAGCACTAACTTCCCTGCTGATTACTGCGCTTATCAGCATTTGTTCCGCGCAGAAAAAGCCTAATATCCTCGTCATTTTCGGGGATGACATCGGACAAACCAATATCAGTGCCTATTCTTTCGGGGTAGTGGGTTATATGACGCCCAACCTCGATAAACTGGCACATGAAGGCTTGATGTTTACAGATTATTATGCAGAAAACAGCTGTACCGCCGGCCGCGCCACCTTCATCACTGGTCAGAGTCCCAAGCGTACAGGCCTGTCTAAAGTAGGGATTCCCGGAGCACCGGTAGGCTTGCAGGACAGAGACATCACCATTGCCCAGGCATTGAAACCATTAGGTTATATGTGTGGTCAGTTTGGCAAAAATCACCTGGGAGATAAAGATGAATACCTGCCTACCCGCCATGGTTTTGATGAGTTCTTCGGCAACCTGTACCACCTGAATGCAGAGGAAGAACCAGAGCACCCTACCTGGCCTAAAGACGATCCTGCCTTCACCAAGGCCAATACACCAAGGGGAGTCATCCATAGCTGGGCAAATGGTAAAATTGAAGATACCGGCCCGCTGACCATCAAAAGAATGGAAACCATTGACGACGAAACTACCGGCGCCTGCATGGAATGGATCAAAAAACAGGTACAGGAAGGAAAGCCTTTCTTCTCCTGGATGAACTTCACCCGTATGCACCTCCATACACATATTCGCCCATCCATGCTGGGACGCGCCGGCATGCCAGGCAACTTCTATGCAGACGGTATGCTGGAACTGGACGACAACGTAGGTAAACTGACGAAATTACTGGATGATCTTGGCATTGCAGATAATACCATTGTTATCTTCACTACCGATAACGGCCCTAACCAGTTTAGCTGGCCAGATGCTGCCACCACGCCATTCCGCAGCGAAAAGAACACCAACTGGGAAGGCGCCTACAGAGTGCCGGCATTTGTTCGCTGGCCAGGACATATCAAACCAGGTATCACCAATGAAATCTTCTCTGGCATGGATTGGTTCCCTACTCTCCTCGCAGCCGCAGGTAATACTTCCATTACACAGGACTTGCTCAAGGGCACCAGCGTAAGCGGAAAATCCTACAAGGTACATCTGGATGGATATAACCAGCTGGACTTCCTGACAGGCAAAACCAACAAGAGCTTCAGGAAGGAATTCATCTACTTCAACGATGATGCACAACTGGTGGCTATCCGGTATGGCGACTGGAAAACAGTGTTCCGGGAGCAGTCTGCCCCTGCAGGTTTTAACGTATGGAAAGATCCTTTCATCCTGTATCGTGTACCCAAGCTGTTCAACCTGAGGATGGACCCAATGGAGCGAGCGGACCAGTCGTCCGATGTATATTATGCATGGCTGGTAGATAACGATTTTCTTGTTGGTCAGGGTAGTTTCCATGCCATTGAATTCCTGGAGACATTCAAGGCATACCCGCCATCTCAATTACCGGCCAGTTTCTCCCCTGATGGTATTGAAGCTGAAATTGACATGATCAATTCAGCCAGGCTGAAAGTAAATGCACCAGGCTCCGGTATGAAATAA
- a CDS encoding LytTR family DNA-binding domain-containing protein, whose translation MYDSVFQEEISTLIADDETIAIQRLRQALQAFPQIRIIGEAHDGPSAVAFINAHQPALVFLDIRMPGFDGFDVLNHLTYTPIVVFVTAYEEYAVKAFEKNSLDYLLKPFDDARLAATIKRLTQRKINDADLLVKIKQLLTAQNNTSIISTIPVKSGNKIQLVQIDEVLFFEAKDKYVAMHTTNGEKLIEYSLSYLESRLPAGFVRVHRGFIVNKCRIYEIQKYFKGTFIIVMQDTKHTKIKSAYSYYEAIKEKLLLP comes from the coding sequence ATGTACGACTCAGTATTCCAGGAAGAGATCAGCACCTTGATTGCTGATGATGAAACTATTGCCATTCAGCGTTTGCGGCAGGCATTGCAGGCATTTCCACAAATACGTATAATTGGTGAAGCGCATGATGGACCGTCCGCTGTAGCGTTTATTAACGCGCACCAACCTGCCCTTGTATTTCTGGATATCCGAATGCCAGGATTTGATGGTTTTGATGTATTAAACCACCTGACTTATACTCCAATTGTTGTATTCGTTACAGCTTATGAAGAATATGCCGTAAAAGCGTTTGAAAAAAACTCATTGGACTACCTGCTCAAGCCCTTTGATGATGCCCGGCTGGCAGCCACCATCAAACGTTTAACGCAGCGTAAAATTAATGATGCAGATCTGTTGGTAAAGATCAAGCAACTCCTGACTGCACAAAACAATACGAGTATTATCAGTACCATACCGGTTAAATCAGGCAATAAAATTCAATTGGTACAAATTGACGAAGTATTATTTTTCGAGGCAAAGGATAAATATGTTGCGATGCACACCACCAATGGAGAGAAGCTGATTGAATACTCCCTTAGCTATCTGGAAAGCAGGTTACCAGCCGGATTCGTGCGTGTGCACCGTGGATTCATTGTAAATAAATGCAGGATTTATGAAATACAGAAGTACTTTAAAGGAACTTTTATTATCGTGATGCAAGATACCAAACACACAAAGATTAAAAGTGCTTATTCCTATTACGAAGCAATTAAAGAAAAGCTATTGCTGCCCTAG